In Panicum virgatum strain AP13 chromosome 4N, P.virgatum_v5, whole genome shotgun sequence, a single window of DNA contains:
- the LOC120669132 gene encoding type I inositol polyphosphate 5-phosphatase 5-like has product MKGRDSNGSDPQSLSAARARLKSTSLNYVDLPNRQNDDTCQYQMFVATWNVGGKTPNNRLNLQDFLQVEESPDIYVLGFQEIVPLTAGNVLVVEDNEPASRWLAIIHQALNEPQEQPDDDDDAPPPEPADGRRHHHHHRRRDSSLFFQTPSLKVLSNSYRVDSALVKTCNCSAEPSSMRRKAAEIRASVYRAEAEADAPSTSAAAGETSTSGCSDAEADNADGTPTAQCEPGGGGSGMSYCLIASKQMVGLFLSVWVKRELVEHIGHLRVDCVGRGIMGWLGNKGCIAISMTLHRSSLCFVCSHLASGEKEGDELRRNADVAEILRSAHFPRACKSPASHRIPERILEHDRMIWLGDLNYRVSLSYEETRTLLEENDWDTLLEKDQLMVEREAGRVFRGWKEGKICFAPTYKYTQNSDAYAGETAKSKKKRRTPAWCDRILWHGDGIEQLQYLRGESRFSDHRPVCGVFAVEVDADDGSKIMRSYYSANARIGYDRPA; this is encoded by the exons ATGAAAGGCAGGGACTCGAATGGTTCAG ATCCACAGAGCTTGAGTGCAGCACGGGCACGGTTGAAGAGCACGAGCCTGAACTACGTGGATTTGCCCAACAGGCAAAACGATGATACATGCCAGTACCA GATGTTTGTGGCTACCTGGAATGTTGGAGGAAAGACTCCGAATAACCGGCTGAACCTGCAGGATTTTCTTCAAGTTGAAGAATCccctgacatttacgtcttagG GTTTCAGGAAATAGTTCCCCTGACGGCCGGCAACGTGCTGGTCGTGGAGGACAACGAGCCGGCGTCCAGGTGGCTGGCCATCATCCACCAGGCGCTCAACGAGCCCCAGGAGCagcccgacgacgacgacgacgcgccgccgccggagccggccgacgggcggcgccaccaccaccaccaccgccgccgcgactCGTCCCTCTTCTTCCAGACGCCGTCGCTCAAGGTGCTCAGCAACAGCTACCGCGTCGACAGCGCGCTCGTCAAGACGTGCaactgctccgccgagccgtcCTCCATGCGCCGCAAGGCGGCGGAGATCCGCGCGTCCGTGTACcgcgccgaggccgaggccgacgcGCCGTCCAcgagcgctgccgccggcgagacGTCCACCAGCGGGTGCAGCGACGCCGAAGCGGACAACGCGGACGGCACGCCCACCGCGCAGTgcgagcccggcggcggcggcagcggcatgaGCTACTGCCTGATCGCGAGCAAGCAGATGGTGGGGCTGTTCCTGTCGGTGTGGGTAAAgcgggagctggtggagcacatCGGCCACCTCCGCGTGGACTGCGTCGGCAGGGGCATCATGGGCTGGCTCGGCAACAAGGGCTGCATCGCCATCAGCATGACGCTGCACCGCAGCAGCCTCTGCTTCGTCTGCAGCCACCTGGCCTCCGGGGAGAAGGAGGGCGACGAGCTGCGCCGAAACGCCGACGTCGCCGAGATCCTCAGGAGCGCGCACTTCCCGCGCGCGTGCAAGTCGCCGGCCAGCCACCGGATCCCCGAGAGGATTCTTGAGCACGA CCGGATGATATGGCTCGGCGATCTGAACTACCGAGTGTCGCTGAGCTACGAGGAGACGAGAACCTTGCTGGAGGAGAATGATTGGGACACCCTATTGGAGAAAGATCAG CTGATGGTCGAGAGAGAAGCTGGAAGGGTGTTCCGAGGGTGGAAGGAGGGCAAGATCTGCTTCGCACCGACGTACAAGTACACGCAGAACTCCGACGCCTACGCCGGCGAGACGGCCAAGTCCAAGAAGAAACGGAGGACGCCCGCATG GTGCGACCGGATACTGTGGCACGGCGACGGCATCGAGCAGCTGCAGTACCTGCGCGGCGAGTCGAGGTTCTCCGACCACCGGCCGGTCTGCGGCGTGTTCGCCGTCGAGGTGGACGCCGACGACGGGAGCAAGATCATGAGGAGCTACTACTCCGCGAACGCGCGGATCGGGTATGACAGGCCGGCGTAG